The following are encoded in a window of Thermoanaerobacter ethanolicus JW 200 genomic DNA:
- a CDS encoding helix-turn-helix domain-containing protein, which produces MNELGEFLKNERIKKGLTLEEIQEITKIRTRYLKAIEDGDFSVMPALVYAKGFVKSYAEALGLDGNELVKKYEYLFQEKEEEAIPNIETTSYKKERRDFSQFFLTLKKAIIIVLIIGIIGYGFYYFLNQVKKGLAPIPQQNQSEASTISEDKTNPSQESNVSQSTVKTSIEKIAETSKKIEYKVVPFGESYKVEISVPGEKCWFSVKVDGNVVYEGLMTKDMSKIFDVKDSITILMGYPPAVKITVDGEELPTVQTPSPVTINIHT; this is translated from the coding sequence ATGAATGAATTGGGAGAATTTTTAAAAAATGAAAGAATTAAGAAGGGATTGACTCTTGAAGAAATTCAAGAAATAACTAAAATACGGACACGCTATTTGAAAGCTATTGAAGATGGAGATTTTAGCGTAATGCCTGCCCTTGTATATGCCAAGGGCTTTGTGAAAAGTTACGCTGAGGCTTTAGGGTTAGATGGCAATGAGTTAGTAAAAAAGTATGAATATTTGTTTCAGGAGAAAGAGGAGGAAGCCATACCTAATATAGAGACCACATCTTACAAAAAAGAGAGGAGAGATTTTTCACAATTTTTTTTGACTTTAAAAAAAGCAATAATTATTGTTTTAATAATAGGTATTATAGGATACGGTTTTTACTATTTTCTAAATCAAGTTAAAAAAGGACTTGCACCAATTCCACAACAAAATCAAAGTGAAGCTTCAACAATTTCGGAAGACAAAACAAATCCTTCACAGGAAAGCAATGTTTCTCAATCTACAGTAAAGACGTCGATTGAAAAAATAGCAGAGACTTCTAAAAAAATAGAATATAAAGTTGTTCCCTTTGGAGAAAGCTATAAAGTAGAAATAAGCGTACCTGGTGAAAAATGTTGGTTTAGTGTAAAAGTAGATGGAAATGTCGTTTATGAAGGCCTTATGACAAAGGATATGTCTAAAATTTTTGATGTAAAAGATAGTATTACTATCTTGATGGGTTATCCGCCAGCTGTTAAAATAACTGTAGATGGTGAGGAGCTACCAACAGTGCAAACACCGTCACCAGTTACAATAAATATACATACATAG
- a CDS encoding sugar ABC transporter permease has translation MEYASVKIGDKKTTKKIYYREKLKPHEKVSLWISRLIIWAVIAIMMFPVAWVVGASMAPGDAFFSGSIFPQHMTFQNYKDVLVKTNFLLWVKNSMILSVGVATIQLFLTATSAYAFSRMKFAGRKNGLKTLLILQMFPTFMALPAIFGIMAKLNLLDNLYALMLVMAGSSAFSIWLLKGYIDSLPKELDEAALVDGATHWQIFTKIILPLATPMLVVIFLFSFMGVYSEFILSSAVLKSPENYTIALGLQRFIQNQFSAHWTQFAAASVMASLPLVILFMVLQRYLQAGLAAGAVKG, from the coding sequence GTGGAATATGCAAGTGTTAAAATTGGTGACAAAAAAACGACTAAAAAGATTTATTATAGGGAAAAATTAAAACCTCATGAAAAAGTATCTCTATGGATTAGCCGACTTATTATATGGGCTGTAATTGCAATAATGATGTTTCCTGTAGCTTGGGTAGTAGGAGCGTCTATGGCGCCTGGAGATGCCTTTTTCTCCGGTTCAATTTTTCCACAACATATGACATTTCAAAATTATAAGGATGTGCTTGTTAAGACTAATTTTTTACTTTGGGTAAAAAATAGTATGATTTTAAGCGTTGGTGTAGCAACTATTCAATTATTTTTGACTGCTACGTCAGCTTATGCTTTCAGTAGAATGAAGTTTGCTGGAAGAAAAAATGGCTTAAAGACTCTCTTAATACTTCAGATGTTTCCTACGTTTATGGCATTACCTGCTATATTTGGTATAATGGCAAAATTAAACCTTCTGGATAATCTCTATGCCCTTATGCTGGTCATGGCAGGTAGCAGCGCTTTTAGTATATGGCTTTTAAAAGGCTATATTGATAGTCTTCCAAAAGAGTTGGACGAAGCTGCTTTAGTTGATGGAGCTACTCATTGGCAAATTTTCACGAAAATAATTCTTCCTTTGGCGACTCCCATGCTTGTAGTTATATTCTTATTTAGCTTTATGGGAGTATACAGTGAATTTATTTTGTCCAGTGCGGTACTAAAGTCACCTGAAAATTACACAATAGCGTTAGGGCTTCAAAGGTTTATTCAAAACCAATTTTCGGCCCACTGGACTCAATTTGCGGCAGCCTCTGTTATGGCATCTTTGCCTCTTGTAATACTCTTTATGGTATTGCAGAGGTATTTGCAAGCTGGTCTTGCAGCAGGTGCAGTAAAAGGATAA
- a CDS encoding carbohydrate ABC transporter permease, giving the protein MKTNKTMRDKLRPYAYLSPAILSMTVLSFAPILYTIYIAFTNFNLYHFKNYQFVGFKNFVDILAGPFKVVFAPVFVWTVIFALSATLLSYIIGLLLAVILNNKNMWETNLYRAILIIPWGLPGTIAALTWTGLLNQQYGGINLILQKLHLPMIPWLLDPFWARVAIIIVSVWMGYPFMMNASLGALQAIPPELYEVADIDGATWFQKFRMITVPMLTSSTLPLIISSFAYNFNNFGAAFLITGGGPPRTDTSFAGHTDLLVSSAYKMTMQFNRYDLAAALSIIIFLIIGTLSLINMKMTRAFEEVD; this is encoded by the coding sequence ATGAAAACAAACAAAACTATGCGGGATAAATTAAGACCTTATGCTTATTTGTCTCCTGCTATACTATCTATGACTGTATTAAGTTTTGCCCCTATTTTGTATACTATTTATATTGCTTTTACAAACTTTAATTTATATCATTTTAAAAATTATCAATTTGTAGGATTTAAAAATTTTGTTGATATACTTGCCGGCCCTTTCAAAGTAGTTTTTGCTCCTGTATTTGTGTGGACAGTTATTTTTGCTCTTTCAGCTACATTATTGAGTTATATTATCGGTCTTCTTTTAGCAGTTATTTTGAATAACAAAAATATGTGGGAAACAAATTTATATAGAGCAATATTGATTATTCCATGGGGACTTCCTGGCACAATTGCCGCACTTACCTGGACAGGACTTTTAAATCAGCAGTATGGGGGTATAAATCTGATACTGCAAAAGTTGCACCTTCCCATGATACCATGGCTTCTTGATCCTTTTTGGGCAAGAGTTGCGATTATAATTGTCAGTGTGTGGATGGGTTATCCTTTTATGATGAATGCCTCATTAGGAGCTTTGCAGGCTATTCCACCTGAACTTTATGAAGTTGCAGATATTGATGGTGCTACATGGTTTCAAAAGTTTAGAATGATAACAGTACCAATGTTGACATCTTCTACTTTGCCACTTATTATTTCATCTTTTGCTTATAATTTCAACAATTTTGGCGCAGCGTTTTTAATTACAGGAGGAGGACCTCCAAGGACAGATACTTCTTTTGCAGGTCATACTGATTTGCTTGTAAGTTCAGCTTATAAAATGACAATGCAGTTTAATAGGTATGACTTGGCGGCAGCTTTGTCTATAATTATATTCTTGATAATTGGCACATTGAGCCTTATCAATATGAAGATGACTCGTGCTTTCGAGGAGGTGGATTAA
- a CDS encoding HPr family phosphocarrier protein, protein MKEVTIEIKNKTGLHARPAALFVQTASKFSSQIWVEKDNKKVNAKSIMGIMSLGVSQGNVVKLSAEGDDEEAAIKALVDLIESKFGEE, encoded by the coding sequence ATGAAAGAAGTTACGATTGAAATTAAAAATAAGACGGGGCTTCATGCAAGACCTGCAGCATTATTTGTACAAACTGCTAGCAAATTTTCCTCACAAATATGGGTAGAGAAGGATAACAAAAAAGTAAATGCCAAAAGTATAATGGGAATTATGTCTCTTGGAGTTTCACAAGGCAATGTTGTCAAATTGAGTGCCGAAGGAGACGACGAAGAGGCTGCTATAAAAGCATTGGTCGACCTCATTGAATCAAAATTCGGTGAGGAGTAA
- the whiA gene encoding DNA-binding protein WhiA, whose protein sequence is MSFSSDTKDELARIYPEDEESKIAELAALIRTIGSISIYGNRKISLTFTTENASVARLVFKLIKDLFGIIPETMVRRGKYLKKTLTYLIFVPDTKIVEEILGKVKILNYEKGHIKLNYGIDQKILKNSKAKKAYLRGAFLGGGSISDPEKAYHMEFITHNLEHGKDLSKLINSFDLNSKVIARKNNYVVYLKEGEQIVDVLNIMGAHSALLNLENIRVYKEMRNNVNRIVNCETANLTKTINASLRQIESINYIKETVGLDYLPPNLKEVAELRINYPDLSLKELGQMLVPPVGKSGVNHRLRKIEEISKKLKERRVQ, encoded by the coding sequence ATGTCATTTTCTTCAGATACAAAAGACGAATTAGCAAGGATTTATCCTGAAGATGAAGAAAGTAAAATAGCAGAGTTAGCTGCTTTGATTAGGACGATAGGCAGCATTTCGATATATGGCAATAGGAAAATTTCTTTAACCTTTACTACAGAAAATGCCTCTGTGGCGAGATTAGTTTTTAAGTTAATAAAAGATTTATTTGGGATAATTCCTGAGACAATGGTAAGAAGAGGTAAGTATCTTAAAAAAACCTTAACCTATCTCATATTTGTACCTGATACAAAAATTGTAGAAGAAATTTTGGGTAAAGTTAAGATATTGAATTATGAAAAAGGTCATATAAAATTAAATTATGGGATAGACCAAAAGATTCTAAAAAACAGTAAAGCAAAAAAAGCTTATTTAAGAGGAGCTTTTTTAGGGGGTGGTTCAATAAGCGATCCTGAAAAAGCTTATCATATGGAGTTTATTACTCATAATTTAGAACACGGAAAAGATTTAAGCAAATTGATAAATTCTTTTGATTTAAATTCAAAGGTTATTGCAAGAAAAAATAATTATGTAGTATACTTAAAAGAAGGAGAGCAAATTGTTGATGTTTTAAATATAATGGGGGCCCACAGTGCTCTTTTGAACTTGGAAAATATACGAGTATACAAAGAAATGAGAAACAATGTAAATAGAATTGTAAATTGTGAAACTGCAAATTTGACAAAAACTATTAATGCATCTTTAAGGCAAATAGAGAGTATAAATTACATTAAAGAGACAGTAGGACTTGATTATTTGCCGCCTAATTTGAAAGAGGTGGCGGAACTCAGGATTAATTATCCTGATCTGAGCTTAAAAGAATTAGGACAAATGCTAGTTCCTCCTGTCGGTAAGTCAGGAGTGAATCATAGACTTAGGAAAATTGAAGAAATTTCAAAGAAATTGAAAGAGAGGAGAGTTCAATAA
- a CDS encoding glycoside hydrolase family 13 protein, protein MIKEAIFHKSDIPFAYPLNENQLKIVLRTAVFDVDRVYVLYKDRYDWLGKFKIKPMVLTHTNELFDYYETTLELNKKFVYFFYLVAEGGEKLYYTEAGFYKKRPENQFWGFFHYPYIGEKDVFFAPEWTSDCMVYQIFPERFNNGDKSNDPENVKPWGEKPTADSFFGGDLQGIIDKIDYLKDLGINAIYLTPIFLSPSTHKYDTTDYYTIDPHFGDTQKARELVQKCHDNGIKVIFDAVFNHCGYDFFAFQDVIKNGKKSKYWDWFNIYEWPIKTHPKPSYEAFADTVWRMPKLMTKNPEVQKYLLEVAEYWIKEVDIDGWRLDVANEIDHHFWRKFREVVKAAKPEAIIVGEVWHDASPWLRGDQFDSVMNYPFRNAVVDFFAKRKISASRFNTMITEQLMRHMDSVNRVMFNLIGSHDTERFLTLANGMVARMKLALVFQFTFVGIPYIYYGDEVGMVGDYDPDCRRCMIWEEEKQNKSIFNFYKKLISIRRENEELKYGSFCTLYAIGRVFAFKREYKGKSIIVVLNNSSKQEVIFLNEAEGKEDILKMKELKRSGNLLYLQPNSAYILK, encoded by the coding sequence ATGATAAAAGAAGCTATATTTCATAAAAGTGATATACCTTTCGCATATCCACTGAATGAAAATCAATTAAAGATAGTACTAAGGACTGCTGTATTTGATGTAGATAGGGTGTATGTTTTATACAAAGACAGATACGATTGGCTGGGAAAATTCAAAATAAAACCAATGGTATTAACTCATACCAACGAGTTATTTGATTATTATGAGACTACTTTAGAGCTTAATAAAAAATTTGTGTATTTTTTCTATTTGGTAGCTGAGGGGGGCGAGAAGTTATATTATACAGAAGCAGGATTTTACAAAAAAAGGCCAGAAAATCAGTTTTGGGGATTTTTCCATTACCCGTATATAGGAGAAAAGGATGTTTTTTTTGCTCCAGAGTGGACAAGCGATTGCATGGTGTATCAGATATTTCCTGAAAGGTTTAATAACGGTGATAAATCAAATGACCCTGAAAATGTAAAGCCCTGGGGTGAAAAACCTACTGCAGATTCTTTCTTTGGAGGAGATTTGCAAGGAATAATAGATAAAATAGATTATTTAAAGGATTTGGGTATAAATGCCATTTATTTAACCCCCATATTTTTATCGCCTTCCACCCACAAATATGATACTACTGATTATTATACAATTGACCCCCACTTTGGTGATACGCAAAAAGCGAGAGAACTTGTGCAAAAATGTCATGACAATGGCATAAAAGTTATATTTGATGCCGTTTTTAATCACTGCGGATATGACTTTTTTGCATTTCAGGATGTTATTAAAAATGGTAAAAAATCAAAATACTGGGATTGGTTTAATATATACGAATGGCCAATTAAAACTCATCCAAAACCTTCCTATGAAGCTTTTGCAGATACTGTATGGAGAATGCCAAAACTTATGACAAAAAATCCAGAAGTACAGAAGTATTTATTGGAAGTAGCGGAATATTGGATTAAAGAAGTGGACATAGACGGCTGGAGGCTGGATGTTGCTAATGAGATAGACCACCATTTTTGGAGAAAGTTTAGAGAAGTTGTAAAGGCAGCTAAACCGGAGGCCATAATTGTAGGAGAGGTTTGGCATGATGCTTCTCCTTGGCTTAGAGGGGATCAGTTTGACAGTGTAATGAACTATCCTTTTAGAAATGCGGTTGTGGACTTTTTTGCAAAAAGGAAAATAAGTGCTTCTCGCTTTAATACAATGATTACAGAGCAACTTATGAGGCATATGGATAGTGTAAATAGGGTTATGTTTAATTTAATAGGAAGTCATGATACTGAGAGGTTTTTGACTTTAGCTAATGGCATGGTTGCGAGAATGAAGTTAGCATTAGTGTTTCAATTTACCTTTGTTGGAATCCCATATATTTACTATGGGGACGAGGTAGGAATGGTGGGAGATTATGACCCTGATTGCAGAAGATGCATGATATGGGAGGAGGAAAAGCAAAATAAAAGTATTTTTAATTTCTATAAAAAGTTGATTTCTATAAGGAGAGAAAATGAGGAGCTCAAATACGGAAGTTTCTGTACTTTATATGCTATAGGAAGGGTGTTTGCTTTTAAGAGGGAATACAAAGGTAAATCAATAATTGTTGTACTAAATAACAGTAGCAAGCAGGAAGTGATATTTTTGAATGAAGCAGAAGGGAAAGAAGATATTTTAAAGATGAAGGAATTAAAAAGAAGTGGAAATCTCCTTTATTTGCAACCTAACTCTGCCTATATTTTAAAGTAA
- a CDS encoding DRTGG domain-containing protein produces MKKNEIVLEYIKNLPEGTKISVRGLAQALHISEGTAYKAIKDAENLMLVTTIPRVGTIRRKQKDPFFDRLTYEVITDVVEGTVLGGHGGMGMELHKFLIGAMTIDEMVKYITPGDLVILGNREDAQEAALKAGAAVMITGGFDTLPHIKELADKLSLPLISTSYDTFTVATLINKAINESMTRKKILYVSDVMTYNPIYMTPQQTVKDWKKLYTETKHTRYPVVDSKGMLVGMVTSRDVATASDDDKIGSIMTPNPVFVTDTTTLSYAAHLMIWWNVEILPVTRGRELIGLISREDVIKALHYTTKQPQISEAIQDTIFKDFDMEKIENGVKFKGKIPSMMINQFGTVSSSALMMLMCESGIFAITQNKRYDAVLDNFSIYFIKPMRTEEVIEVFAKIIEVSNNFSKLEIQIIHEKEEIAKALMSVRLSKRIKMA; encoded by the coding sequence ATGAAAAAAAATGAAATTGTATTGGAATATATAAAAAATTTACCTGAAGGTACAAAAATTTCAGTAAGAGGTCTTGCACAGGCTTTACATATAAGTGAAGGTACTGCTTACAAAGCTATAAAGGATGCAGAAAATTTAATGCTTGTGACTACGATTCCAAGAGTGGGAACTATAAGAAGGAAACAAAAAGATCCATTTTTTGACCGTCTTACTTATGAGGTTATTACAGATGTAGTAGAAGGGACAGTATTAGGCGGCCATGGTGGAATGGGGATGGAACTTCACAAGTTTCTAATTGGAGCCATGACCATTGATGAAATGGTGAAGTACATAACTCCAGGGGACCTTGTAATTTTGGGAAATAGAGAAGATGCGCAGGAAGCGGCTTTGAAAGCAGGGGCAGCAGTGATGATTACAGGAGGTTTTGATACGTTACCTCACATAAAAGAACTGGCGGATAAGCTTTCATTGCCGCTTATATCTACTTCTTATGACACTTTTACTGTAGCGACTCTTATAAACAAGGCGATCAATGAAAGTATGACACGAAAAAAGATTTTGTACGTCAGCGACGTAATGACATATAATCCAATCTATATGACGCCTCAACAAACAGTAAAAGATTGGAAAAAATTATATACAGAGACTAAACATACCAGATATCCCGTTGTTGATTCTAAAGGGATGTTAGTCGGTATGGTAACTTCAAGAGATGTTGCCACTGCATCGGATGATGATAAAATTGGGAGTATTATGACTCCTAACCCTGTATTTGTAACGGATACTACTACGCTCTCTTATGCAGCCCATCTGATGATATGGTGGAATGTAGAGATACTACCTGTGACTCGTGGCAGAGAATTGATAGGACTCATAAGCAGGGAAGATGTAATTAAGGCCCTACATTATACGACAAAACAGCCCCAGATTAGTGAAGCTATTCAAGATACAATTTTTAAAGATTTTGATATGGAAAAAATAGAAAATGGAGTAAAATTTAAAGGTAAGATTCCTTCGATGATGATTAACCAATTTGGTACAGTAAGTAGCAGTGCCTTGATGATGTTAATGTGTGAATCTGGTATTTTTGCTATAACGCAGAATAAAAGATATGATGCAGTTTTGGATAATTTCTCAATTTATTTTATAAAACCCATGCGCACAGAAGAAGTAATAGAAGTTTTCGCAAAAATAATAGAGGTTAGTAATAATTTTAGTAAGTTGGAAATTCAAATCATTCATGAAAAAGAAGAAATTGCAAAGGCGTTGATGTCTGTCAGGCTTTCTAAAAGAATAAAGATGGCTTAG
- a CDS encoding 2-hydroxyacyl-CoA dehydratase, translated as MKITYPHMGSLNMILKTMFEGIGVEVIDPPPSTNKTLTLGVRNSHEFACLPFKINVGNFIEALDRGADTIIMLGGIGPCRFGYYGQVQREILKDLGYDFKMIIVDPPHGRLIDFLKELASYFPNVDGETALKSFVFAVKKMIAADKLEKFLLKYRAHEDKPGVTTKIYEEYMKKLEKAQNGKEVDKIVSEAMKKIKENANVRRKIQLKVALVGEIYMLLEPFTNMDISKSLNELGVEVTKTEYLSDYLINSAFKLPQRMEFKKNARGYLERDIGGHGLNTVANTVKYAKLNYDGVIHILPFTCTPEIVAQGIIAKISRDYNIPVMSLVYDENTGQAGYQTRLEAFVDLLYRKRMEVIC; from the coding sequence ATGAAAATTACTTATCCCCACATGGGTTCTTTAAATATGATTTTAAAAACGATGTTTGAAGGAATCGGGGTAGAAGTGATAGACCCACCACCTTCTACTAATAAAACCTTGACATTAGGAGTTAGAAATTCTCATGAATTTGCATGTTTACCCTTTAAAATCAATGTCGGAAATTTTATTGAGGCTCTTGATAGGGGAGCAGATACGATTATAATGTTAGGTGGAATTGGGCCCTGCAGATTTGGGTATTACGGTCAGGTGCAAAGAGAGATATTAAAAGATTTGGGCTATGACTTTAAAATGATAATTGTTGATCCACCCCATGGCAGGTTAATAGACTTTTTAAAAGAATTAGCTTCATATTTTCCTAATGTAGATGGAGAAACGGCTTTAAAATCTTTTGTATTTGCAGTGAAAAAAATGATAGCGGCTGATAAATTAGAAAAGTTTTTATTAAAATACAGAGCCCATGAAGATAAACCAGGTGTAACTACAAAAATATACGAAGAATATATGAAAAAGCTAGAAAAAGCTCAAAATGGCAAAGAAGTGGACAAAATAGTATCAGAGGCTATGAAAAAAATAAAGGAAAATGCAAATGTACGGAGGAAAATACAGCTTAAAGTAGCACTAGTGGGAGAAATCTATATGCTATTAGAACCCTTTACTAATATGGATATTAGCAAATCTTTAAATGAATTGGGAGTGGAAGTTACAAAAACAGAATATCTTTCAGACTATCTAATTAACAGCGCTTTTAAATTGCCTCAAAGGATGGAGTTTAAGAAAAACGCAAGAGGATATTTAGAAAGAGATATAGGAGGACATGGTCTCAACACTGTTGCAAATACCGTAAAATATGCTAAACTAAATTATGATGGTGTGATTCACATACTTCCCTTTACCTGCACCCCTGAAATAGTAGCTCAAGGAATAATTGCAAAAATTAGCCGAGATTACAATATTCCAGTAATGTCTTTAGTATATGACGAAAACACTGGGCAAGCAGGTTACCAAACCCGTTTGGAAGCTTTTGTGGATCTTTTGTATAGAAAAAGGATGGAGGTAATTTGCTGA
- a CDS encoding transposase: protein MYQLQLLLNIPELFTSQSKIDFYSSMFENLDLSSIPEFPSSSPGRKGYSHHALFRAFIVMKAERFGTISDLLDYLRNNLIIAHLCGFDISKPLPSYWTFRRFINDFSHDYLTSIFQNQVNILKNMGIISGEFISMDSTPIKANTKLNNPKSFSKNKFSKDNQPKSDKDCKLGVYSASNDSSNKRYKFYWGYKNHIIVDAISGLPIAETTTPADAPDFEAALSLLEKTNKWFNLKYVNFIADKGYDVKKLYNYVRNILHGHCFIPLNKRNSKNPPLTDDGYMVCEAGIKMLKDGKQYFDGFIKQKFVCKFCNSKDDSACPINHPKYFNGKKHRGCTKYAIISSDYRSSINRDSLYFKAVYKLRIESERYNSRFKALDFEKAYVRNINSVSNLNTFGHITLLTVAIVAIKLGKYDEFRSLVALMQSA, encoded by the coding sequence ATGTACCAGCTTCAATTGCTTTTAAATATACCTGAACTCTTTACCTCTCAGTCTAAAATTGATTTCTATTCTTCTATGTTTGAAAATCTTGACCTGTCTTCAATACCTGAATTCCCTTCCTCTAGTCCTGGCCGTAAGGGTTATTCTCACCATGCACTTTTTAGAGCTTTTATTGTCATGAAAGCTGAAAGATTCGGCACAATTTCTGACCTTTTAGATTATCTCCGCAATAATCTTATCATTGCTCATCTTTGTGGCTTCGACATTTCTAAACCTCTTCCTTCTTATTGGACTTTTCGCCGTTTTATTAATGACTTCTCTCATGATTATTTGACCTCTATTTTTCAAAATCAGGTCAATATCCTCAAAAATATGGGTATTATCTCCGGTGAGTTTATTTCCATGGATTCTACCCCTATTAAAGCTAACACTAAGTTAAATAACCCTAAGTCTTTTTCTAAAAATAAATTCTCTAAAGATAATCAGCCTAAGTCAGATAAGGATTGTAAATTAGGCGTTTATTCTGCTTCTAACGATTCTTCTAATAAACGCTATAAGTTTTATTGGGGCTATAAAAATCACATTATTGTTGATGCTATCTCTGGTTTACCCATCGCTGAAACTACTACCCCCGCTGATGCCCCTGATTTTGAAGCCGCTTTATCTTTGCTTGAGAAGACTAATAAGTGGTTTAACCTTAAGTATGTTAATTTTATTGCTGATAAAGGCTATGATGTTAAGAAACTTTATAATTATGTTAGAAATATTCTCCACGGTCATTGCTTTATTCCTCTTAACAAGCGTAATTCTAAAAATCCCCCTCTGACTGATGATGGTTATATGGTCTGTGAAGCGGGTATTAAAATGCTTAAAGATGGCAAGCAATATTTTGATGGTTTTATTAAGCAAAAATTTGTTTGCAAGTTCTGTAATTCTAAGGATGATTCTGCCTGCCCTATAAATCATCCTAAATATTTTAATGGCAAAAAGCATAGAGGCTGTACTAAGTATGCTATTATATCTTCTGATTATAGGTCCTCTATTAATAGAGACTCCCTATATTTTAAGGCCGTCTACAAATTGAGAATTGAATCAGAAAGATATAATTCCCGCTTTAAAGCTCTGGATTTTGAAAAGGCTTATGTTAGAAATATTAATTCTGTGAGCAACCTTAATACTTTTGGCCATATTACTTTGCTTACTGTCGCTATTGTAGCTATTAAATTGGGCAAATATGATGAGTTTAGATCTCTTGTTGCTTTGATGCAATCGGCCTAA
- a CDS encoding acyl-CoA dehydratase activase-related protein: protein MSKTVGIPKGLLYYDFYPMWKTFFEGVGAKVVVSQDTNKKILDEGVKNCVEDACLPVKTYVGHVINLKEKDVDYIFIPRIVSVERKKYLCSKFLGLPDFIKSLIGDLPPIIDIEINYYKNNDEFTQNEFIKVGRMFGKTKDQSLKAYFEATHQQKKFESLLKEGLTNLEALKVWEGKNLVKEESNYDLKIAVIAHPYDIMDEYISMGIIEKLKNMGAQVYTMEMLQKDLILEGASMLSKEMFWNYERDILGAGLYFLKQKNVDGVIMVSAFGCGPNSMTEELLERIFKREKEVPFMLITIDEHSGEAGIMTRLEAFTDLLRFN from the coding sequence ATGAGCAAGACTGTAGGAATACCTAAAGGACTTTTATATTACGATTTTTATCCAATGTGGAAGACTTTTTTTGAAGGTGTGGGAGCAAAAGTAGTGGTTTCCCAGGATACAAATAAAAAAATTCTTGATGAAGGAGTAAAAAACTGTGTTGAAGATGCTTGTCTTCCTGTTAAAACTTATGTAGGACATGTGATAAATTTAAAAGAAAAAGATGTTGATTATATATTTATTCCGAGGATTGTAAGTGTAGAAAGAAAAAAATACCTTTGTTCAAAGTTTTTAGGACTGCCAGATTTTATAAAAAGCTTAATTGGTGATTTACCACCTATTATAGATATTGAGATTAATTATTATAAAAATAACGATGAATTTACTCAAAATGAATTTATAAAAGTTGGTAGGATGTTTGGGAAGACTAAAGACCAATCTTTAAAAGCCTATTTTGAGGCTACCCACCAACAAAAAAAGTTCGAGAGTTTGTTGAAAGAAGGTCTTACCAATTTAGAAGCTTTAAAAGTTTGGGAAGGAAAGAATTTGGTAAAAGAAGAAAGTAATTATGACCTTAAAATAGCCGTCATTGCTCATCCTTATGATATTATGGATGAATACATAAGTATGGGGATTATTGAGAAGCTAAAAAACATGGGAGCACAAGTTTATACCATGGAAATGCTACAGAAAGATCTAATATTAGAAGGAGCATCAATGCTTTCAAAAGAAATGTTTTGGAACTATGAAAGAGATATTTTGGGAGCGGGATTGTATTTTTTAAAACAAAAGAATGTAGATGGGGTAATTATGGTTTCTGCTTTTGGATGTGGACCTAATTCTATGACAGAAGAACTGTTGGAGAGGATTTTTAAAAGAGAGAAGGAGGTACCCTTTATGTTGATTACAATTGATGAACATTCTGGAGAGGCTGGCATTATGACGAGGTTGGAGGCCTTTACAGACCTTTTAAGATTTAATTAG